In Mus musculus strain C57BL/6J chromosome 14, GRCm38.p6 C57BL/6J, the following are encoded in one genomic region:
- the Uchl3 gene encoding ubiquitin carboxyl-terminal hydrolase isozyme L3 isoform X1 produces the protein MVPAGARGGGSGGGGGCGGGGGCQSWRAAGGAVMEGQRWLPLEANPEVTNQFLKQLGLHPNWQFVDVYGMEPELLSMVPRPVCAVLLLFPITEKYEVFRTEEEEKIKSQGQDVTSSVYFMKQTISNACGTIGLIHAIANNKDKMHFESGSTLKKFLEESVSMSPEERAKFLENYDAIRVTHETSAHEGQTEMKQLPQGEAQPLSPRLSQNLNSGTPAAWSTSSPASQVLGSQSSSPSSPQPHSSHCRAKASSLCHHASLPWGKRNHVGPAKATSPSLRLRRWRPFLRLPSLGLHSVAPSIDEKVDLHFIALVHVDGHLYELDGRKPFPINHGKTSDETLLEDAIEVCKKFMERDPDELRFNAIALSAA, from the exons ATGGTGCCGGCCGGAGCGCGCGGGGGCGgaagcggcggcggcggcggctgcggcgGTGGTGGCGGCTGTCAGAGCTGGAGAGCGGCCGGCGGAGCAGTCATGGAGGGTCAACGCTGGCTGCCGCTGGAGGCCAACCCTGAG GTCACCAACCAG tttctcaaGCAGTTAGGCCTGCATCCTAACTGGCAGTTTGTTGATGTGTACGGAATGGAGCCTGAACTTCTTAGCATGGTACCAAGACCAGTATGCGCAGTGTTACTCCTCTTCCCTATCACAGAAAAG taTGAAGTCTTCagaacagaagaggaagaaaagataaaatcTCAAGGACAAGATGTGACATCATCAGTATATTTTATGAAACAAACCATCAGCAATGCCTGTGGAACGATTGGACTAATCCATGCCATTGCGAACAACAAAGACAAGATGCACTTCG AATCAGGGTCAACATTGAAAAAGTTCCTGGAGGAGTCTGTATCAATGAGCCCTGAAGAGAGAGCCAAATTCCTGGAGAACTATGAC GCTATTCGAGTTACTCATGAAACCAGTGCACATGAAGGTCAGACTGAG ATGAAGCAGCTGCCGCAAGGCGAGGCTCAGCCTCTGTCCCCAAGGCTTAGCCAGAACTTGAACTCGGGCACTCCCGCTGCGTGGTCCACCTCTAGTCCTGccagccaagtgctgggatcacag TCCTCCTCGCCATCCTCACCACAGCCTCATTCTAGCCACTGCAGAGCGAAGGCCTCATCATTGTGTCACCATGCATCCCTGCCCTGGGGCAAACGTAACCATGTAGGCCCTGCAAAGGCTACCAGTCCATCTCTCCGTCTTCGTCGCTGGCGACCCTTCTTACGCCTGCCATCTTTGGGTCTCCATTCTGTT GCACCAAGTATAGATGAAAAAGTAGATCTTCATTTTATTGCGTTAGTACATGTAGATGGGCATCTCTATGAATTAG ATGGACGGAAACCATTTCCAATTAACCATGGGAAAACTAGTGATGAGACGTTGTTAGAG
- the Uchl3 gene encoding ubiquitin carboxyl-terminal hydrolase isozyme L3 isoform X2: MEGQRWLPLEANPEVTNQFLKQLGLHPNWQFVDVYGMEPELLSMVPRPVCAVLLLFPITEKYEVFRTEEEEKIKSQGQDVTSSVYFMKQTISNACGTIGLIHAIANNKDKMHFESGSTLKKFLEESVSMSPEERAKFLENYDAIRVTHETSAHEGQTESSSPSSPQPHSSHCRAKASSLCHHASLPWGKRNHVGPAKATSPSLRLRRWRPFLRLPSLGLHSVAPSIDEKVDLHFIALVHVDGHLYELDGRKPFPINHGKTSDETLLEDAIEVCKKFMERDPDELRFNAIALSAA, translated from the exons ATGGAGGGTCAACGCTGGCTGCCGCTGGAGGCCAACCCTGAG GTCACCAACCAG tttctcaaGCAGTTAGGCCTGCATCCTAACTGGCAGTTTGTTGATGTGTACGGAATGGAGCCTGAACTTCTTAGCATGGTACCAAGACCAGTATGCGCAGTGTTACTCCTCTTCCCTATCACAGAAAAG taTGAAGTCTTCagaacagaagaggaagaaaagataaaatcTCAAGGACAAGATGTGACATCATCAGTATATTTTATGAAACAAACCATCAGCAATGCCTGTGGAACGATTGGACTAATCCATGCCATTGCGAACAACAAAGACAAGATGCACTTCG AATCAGGGTCAACATTGAAAAAGTTCCTGGAGGAGTCTGTATCAATGAGCCCTGAAGAGAGAGCCAAATTCCTGGAGAACTATGAC GCTATTCGAGTTACTCATGAAACCAGTGCACATGAAGGTCAGACTGAG TCCTCCTCGCCATCCTCACCACAGCCTCATTCTAGCCACTGCAGAGCGAAGGCCTCATCATTGTGTCACCATGCATCCCTGCCCTGGGGCAAACGTAACCATGTAGGCCCTGCAAAGGCTACCAGTCCATCTCTCCGTCTTCGTCGCTGGCGACCCTTCTTACGCCTGCCATCTTTGGGTCTCCATTCTGTT GCACCAAGTATAGATGAAAAAGTAGATCTTCATTTTATTGCGTTAGTACATGTAGATGGGCATCTCTATGAATTAG ATGGACGGAAACCATTTCCAATTAACCATGGGAAAACTAGTGATGAGACGTTGTTAGAG
- the Uchl3 gene encoding ubiquitin carboxyl-terminal hydrolase isozyme L3 isoform X3 encodes MEGQRWLPLEANPEVTNQFLKQLGLHPNWQFVDVYGMEPELLSMVPRPVCAVLLLFPITEKYEVFRTEEEEKIKSQGQDVTSSVYFMKQTISNACGTIGLIHAIANNKDKMHFESGSTLKKFLEESVSMSPEERAKFLENYDAIRVTHETSAHEGQTEMKQLPQGEAQPLSPRLSQNLNSGTPAAWSTSSPASQVLGSQAPSIDEKVDLHFIALVHVDGHLYELDGRKPFPINHGKTSDETLLEDAIEVCKKFMERDPDELRFNAIALSAA; translated from the exons ATGGAGGGTCAACGCTGGCTGCCGCTGGAGGCCAACCCTGAG GTCACCAACCAG tttctcaaGCAGTTAGGCCTGCATCCTAACTGGCAGTTTGTTGATGTGTACGGAATGGAGCCTGAACTTCTTAGCATGGTACCAAGACCAGTATGCGCAGTGTTACTCCTCTTCCCTATCACAGAAAAG taTGAAGTCTTCagaacagaagaggaagaaaagataaaatcTCAAGGACAAGATGTGACATCATCAGTATATTTTATGAAACAAACCATCAGCAATGCCTGTGGAACGATTGGACTAATCCATGCCATTGCGAACAACAAAGACAAGATGCACTTCG AATCAGGGTCAACATTGAAAAAGTTCCTGGAGGAGTCTGTATCAATGAGCCCTGAAGAGAGAGCCAAATTCCTGGAGAACTATGAC GCTATTCGAGTTACTCATGAAACCAGTGCACATGAAGGTCAGACTGAG ATGAAGCAGCTGCCGCAAGGCGAGGCTCAGCCTCTGTCCCCAAGGCTTAGCCAGAACTTGAACTCGGGCACTCCCGCTGCGTGGTCCACCTCTAGTCCTGccagccaagtgctgggatcacag GCACCAAGTATAGATGAAAAAGTAGATCTTCATTTTATTGCGTTAGTACATGTAGATGGGCATCTCTATGAATTAG ATGGACGGAAACCATTTCCAATTAACCATGGGAAAACTAGTGATGAGACGTTGTTAGAG